In a genomic window of Quercus lobata isolate SW786 chromosome 4, ValleyOak3.0 Primary Assembly, whole genome shotgun sequence:
- the LOC115987176 gene encoding pentatricopeptide repeat-containing protein At5g61990, mitochondrial-like: MWRLKRTNTNLLSTQHKLSITKPGPVSLRPVDYSTSQIHDTVREITTILTHNNWQLLLDSSDLPTKLNPDVIRSFMLQNRVVDPTRLLSFFLWSEHKVGTFQNLDILSLLVVSLCNFKLYEPANEILERMIRICKSSCDVLGAIDVCYRECDVGSKSNAFVFDMLVGSYRKMGFIDEAVNVFMALKKVGVMPSMLCCNSLLRELLKVNKMEMFQKVCDRMSEMKIAFDVYTYVIVINAHFKAGNVNEAKSVFSEMGGKGCIPNLVTYNVVIHGLCRARRVDEAIEMKKSMVKKGLGPDCYTYVTLVNGYCMEKRLREAKLVLSEMRDMGLRPDLIGYNALIDGFVKQGDVEEALRIKDEMVTHGIQIDRVLYNTLLNGLCRAGKMEKAREVMNELIRTDIGLDSRIYSWLIEGYCREHDMIRAFELLDELKKRNLAPTKVTYSVIINGLCQDGNLRQANTVLGEMITRGLKPNAIIYTALISAHTKESRFEESRRMLERMKECGIIPDVFCYNSLVIGLCKAKKMKEARTYLAEMLDRGLEPNAYIYGAFIYGYSESGEMQMADRYYSEILGHGVVPNDVLNRALIDGHCKEGNITEAFSKFRFMLARGFLPDVKTYCVLINGLSRNGKMEEALGIFSELSEKGLVPDVFTYNSLMTGFCKQGDVEKAFQLHEEMCKKGVNPNIVTYNVLIGGLQKAGDIEKANELFSSILGRGLTPNGVTYARIIDGYCKSGNVNKALQLFDEMPLRGIPPDSFVYNVLLSGCCEEGKLEKAQELFLDMLHKGFATSLSFNTLIDRFCKSKKLQEVSNLLEKMLEKQVMPDHVTYTTLIDRHCKARNMEEARKLFLEMHARGLVPTTRTYSSLLHGYNSIGKGSEVFSLFEEMVAKGIKPDKITYHELIDAHCKEGNLMEALRLRDELNKMGMSMKFGAYNALVQALCTKEEFSEALTLLDEMGERGHRLSFATCRTIACGFQRVGNMEKAAAVLERMLGYRWVSNSVSLNDLLDRNEHGWKPEESNKLLNQMA; the protein is encoded by the coding sequence ATGTGGAGACTCAAACGCACAAACACCAATCTTCTCTCAACCCAACACAAACTTTCAATCACCAAACCCGGACCCGTTTCTCTCAGACCCGTGGACTATTCCACCTCACAAATCCATGACACAGTCCGAGAAATCACCACCATTCTCACCCACAACAATTGGCAGCTCCTCTTAGACTCCTCCGACTTGCCCACCAAGCTAAACCCAGATGTGATCCGCTCCTTTATGCTCCAGAACCGGGTTGTTGACCCGACCCGACTCCTCAGCTTCTTCCTCTGGTCCGAACACAAAGTGGGTACCTTTCAGAATTTGGATATCTTATCTCTACTTGTTGTTTCTCTTTGCAACTTTAAGCTTTATGAACCTGCAAATGAGATTTTGGAGCGTATGATAAGAATTTGCAAGTCTTCTTGTGATGTTTTGGGTGCTATTGATGTTTGTTATAGAGAATGTGATGTTGGGTCTAAATCTAATGCTTTTGTGTTTGATATGTTAGTTGGTAGTTATAGGAAAATGGGTTTTATAGATGAGGCTGTTAATGTGTTCATGGCTTTGAAAAAAGTTGGAGTTATGCCTAGTATGTTGTGTTGTAATTCACTGTTGAGAGAGTTGTTGAAGGTGAATAAGATGGAGATGTTTCAGAAGGTTTGTGATAGAATGTCGGAGATGAAGATTGCTTTTGATGTATATACTTATGTTATTGTTATCAATGCCCACTTTAAGGCTGGGAATGTTAATGAGGCGAAGAGTGTGTTTTCGGAAATGGGTGGAAAGGGGTGCATCCCGAATTTGGTTACTTACAATGTGGTTATTCATGGTTTGTGTAGAGCACGGCGTGTTGACGAAGCTATTGAGATGAAGAAGTCTATGGTTAAGAAGGGGTTGGGCCCTGATTGTTATACTTATGTGACTCTTGTCAATGGGTATTGTATGGAAAAGAGATTAAGAGAGGCGAAGTTGGTTTTGTCGGAAATGAGAGATATGGGATTGAGGCCTGATTTGATTGGGTATAATGCTTTGATTGATGGGTTTGTGAAACAAGGTGATGTAGAAGAGGCTTTGAGAATCAAGGATGAAATGGTTACTCATGGCATTCAGATAGATCGGGTCTTATATAACACGCTTCTTAATGGGCTTTGCAGGGCTGGTAAGATGGAGAAGGCAAGGGAAGTCATGAATGAATTGATAAGGACTGACATAGGACTTGATTCGAGAATTTACAGTTGGTTGATTGAGGGTTACTGTCGAGAGCATGATATGATTCGTGCTTTTGAATTGCTTGATGAGTTGAAGAAGAGGAACTTGGCACCCACAAAGGTAACTTACAGTGTAATAATTAATGGGCTTTGTCAGGATGGAAATCTCCGACAGGCCAATACTGTACTGGGGGAAATGATTACAAGGGGTTTGAAGCCAAATGCCATTATCTATACAGCACTAATTTCAGCACACACTAAGGAAAGTAGATTTGAAGAATCAAGAAGAATGTTGGAGAGGATGAAAGAGTGTGGGATTATTCCTGATGTATTTTGCTACAACTCTCTCGTAATAGGACTTTGTAAAGCTAAGAAGATGAAAGAAGCAAGGACTTACTTGGCAGAAATGTTGGACAGAGGATTAGAGCCAAATGCATATATTTATGGAGCTTTCATCTATGGTTATAGTGAGTCTGGGGAGATGCAGATGGCTGATAGATACTACAGTGAGATACTAGGTCATGGTGTAGTACCTAATGATGTATTGAATAGAGCCTTGATTGATGGGCATTGCAAGGAGGGGAACATAACAGAAGCCTtctcaaaatttagatttatgCTGGCGCGAGGTTTTCTACCAGATGTTAAAACTTACTGTGTGCTTATCAATGGTCTCTCGAGGAATGGAAAAATGGAAGAAGCTCTTGGGATCTTCTCAGAGCTTAGTGAGAAGGGTTTGGTTCCTGATGTTTTCACTTACAACTCTCTCATGACTGGTTTCTGCAAGCAGGGTGATGTAGAGAAGGCTTTTCAACTTCATGAAGAGATGTGCAAAAAAGGCGTAAATCCAAACATTGTTACTTATAATGTCTTAATTGGTGGGCTACAAAAGGCAGGTGACATTGAAAAGGCTAATGAGTTATTTTCTAGCATCTTGGGTAGAGGCTTGACTCCCAACGGTGTGACATATGCTAGAATCATTGATGGTTATTGCAAATCCGGTAACGTAAATAAAGCATTACAATTATTTGATGAAATGCCCTTAAGAGGTATCCCTCCAGATAGTTTTGTGTACAATGTCCTTCTCAGTGGATGCTGTGAAGAAGGAAAATTGGAGAAAGCTCAGGAACTATTTCTAGATATGCTGCATAAGGGCTTTGCTACTAGTCTCTCTTTCAACACTTTAATTGATAGGTTCTGCAAGAGTAAAAAGCTACAAGAAGTAAGTAATTTGTTGGAGAAAATGTTAGAAAAGCAGGTCATGCCTGACCACGTTACCTACACAACTCTGATTGATCGGCATTGTAAGGCTCGGAATATGGAGGAAGCAAGAAAGCTCTTCTTGGAAATGCATGCAAGGGGTCTAGTACCAACCACCAGAACTTACTCGTCACTTCTTCATGGCTACAACTCAATAGGAAAAGGATCTGAGGTTTTCTCTCTATTTGAAGAGATGGTAGCCAAGGGGATTAAGCCTGACAAGATCACCTACCATGAATTAATTGATGCTCACTGTAAAGAAGGGAACTTGATGGAAGCGTTGAGGTTGAGGGATGAGTTAAATAAGATGGGTATGTCCATGAAGTTTGGTGCATACAATGCTCTAGTACAAGCGTTATGTACAAAAGAAGAATTTTCAGAAGCATTAACTTTACTTGACGAAATGGGAGAGCGAGGGCATAGGCTCAGCTTTGCTACATGTAGAACCATAGCTTGTGGTTTTCAAAGAGTAGGCAATATGGAGAAAGCTGCAGCAGTTTTGGAGCGCATGCTGGGGTACAGATGGGTTTCAAATTCTGTGAGCTTAAATGACTTGCTAGATCGTAATGAACATGGTTGGAAGCCTGAGGAGTCCAACAAGCTCCTAAATCAAATGGCATAG